One genomic segment of Ctenopharyngodon idella isolate HZGC_01 chromosome 7, HZGC01, whole genome shotgun sequence includes these proteins:
- the foxb1b gene encoding forkhead box protein B1b, with amino-acid sequence MPRPGRNTYSDQKPPYSYISLTAMAIQSCPEKMLPLSEIYKFIMDRFPYYRENTQRWQNSLRHNLSFNDCFIKIPRRPDQPGKGSFWALHPNCGDMFENGSFLRRRKRFKVMITSEHLQKPSDAAHYLQQQAKLRMTALGTHLPQMTSYNLSVSQPSTFKHPFAIENIIARDYKMPGSLAFSTMQSMSTGYQIHNQLTTAWPHMYSSNVIDAEYTAYGVPLKSLSHGAQSLPAIPVPIKPAPAPVPSISTLQARLPAFLSGSPQSLSPTSPSQSSPATPSPTSLLHSVAVHCQEVT; translated from the coding sequence ATGCCTCGTCCTGGAAGAAACACGTACAGCGACCAGAAGCCGCCGTATTCGTATATTTCGCTAACCGCTATGGCCATTCAGAGTTGCCCAGAGAAGATGCTCCCGCTCAGCGAAATCTACAAGTTCATCATGGACAGGTTTCCTTATTATCGGGAAAACACGCAGCGCTGGCAGAACTCCCTTCGCCACAACCTTTCCTTCAACGACTGCTTCATTAAGATCCCGCGGAGACCGGACCAGCCGGGGAAAGGCAGCTTCTGGGCTCTCCATCCCAACTGCGGTGACATGTTTGAAAACGGGAGCTTCTTGAGGCGCCGCAAGAGATTCAAAGTGATGATCACCTCCGAGCACCTGCAAAAACCCTCAGACGCGGCGCATTACCTCCAGCAACAAGCAAAACTCAGAATGACCGCTTTAGGGACACATCTACCTCAGATGACCAGCTACAACTTAAGTGTGTCACAACCCTCTACTTTCAAACATCCTTTTGCCATTGAAAATATAATTGCCAGAGATTACAAAATGCCAGGAAGTCTTGCTTTCTCTACCATGCAGTCCATGTCTACGGGTTATCAAATACACAATCAGTTGACCACAGCTTGGCCCCACATGTATAGCAGTAATGTGATAGACGCTGAGTATACTGCCTATGGAGTACCACTCAAATCCCTGAGTCATGGCGCGCAAAGTTTACCGGCGATCCCTGTGCCAATCAAACCCGCCCCAGCTCCGGTTCCGTCCATCTCGACGCTGCAGGCGCGCCTTCCAGCGTTCCTCTCCGGCTCTCCACAGTCCCTGAGCCCGACATCTCCCAGCCAGAGCAGCCCTGCCACACCGAGCCCGACCTCACTGCTCCATTCGGTCGCCGTGCACTGTCAAGAGGTCACTTAA